DNA sequence from the Stigmatella aurantiaca genome:
GCATGGCCGGCTGATCGTGGGACGCGTGCGACACGGTCAGCTGGAGGCACTTGCCGGCGCCGTCCCACCGGATTCCCGGGAGTGCCGTTCTTTTGTGCCTTGGGCCCGTGCTCACTACTTCACAGTGGCCAGGCCGGGATCGCCCCCGAGGACTTCCGCCTGAGGAGCACGTTCCTACTGTGTGCCGGGACTTTCGCACCCTTACTCGACAGCGACCATGATCCATCCATCCCTTGGCCGAGCCTCCGCGACGCAACTTCCCACGCAGCACGCCACGTGGACCGTCGATCCCGCGCACTCGTCCATCCTCTTCACCGCCCGGCACATGGTGGTGGCGCGGGTACATGGACGGTTCGAGCGGCTCACGGGCACCCTGCGGGTGAACCCCGAGCAGCCCACCCAAGGTGAGGTCGAGGTGAGCGCGGATGCGGCCAGCATCTATACGGGCAGCCCGGAGCGGGACGCGCACCTGCGCTCGCCTGACTTCCTCGATGCCGACAACTCGCCCAAGATTACCTTCCGCAGCGTCCGGACGGAGCCCACGGGCGGCTCGGGGTTCCGGCTGCACGGGACGCTGACCATCCGCAACATCACCCAGCCGGTCATCTTCGAGGCGCGCCACACCGCCACGTCGAAGGACCCCTGGGGCCGTCAGCGCCTGCTCTACACGGCGCGGACCTCGGTCAACCGCTCGGACTACGGCATCCGCTGGAACAAGGTGCTCGACAACGGCGGCTGGCTCGTCGGGGAGCGCATCGAAATCGAGATGGACATCCAGGCGCTCCCCGTCGTGTCCTGAGTGGAAGGCGCCTCACCGCCGGACCTTCCGGCGGACCCTTTGCCGCAGTTGAAGGAACCGCTCCGGCAGGGTTCTCTCGGGGAGGTCTTCCTGCGGGGTGTATGCGGGCAGCCTCGAATCTCCTCGCGAGGCCGCGAGATACTCCCGCTTCGAGACCCTCTGGCCTCGGATGAAGAACTGCGGGAAGCCACGGCGCAGCCTCCCCTCCGTCCACTCGCGATGAATGCCGTGGGCCTCACCGTCGAGCCAACCGGTCTCCCGGTAGACCGTCTGTTGGTTCTCGTCCCACCAGCGGTCACAGCCAGAAAGCTTTCCGCCGACGAGGGGATGCTCTTCGGCGAGACGGCCACGGTTGTCACACCAGTAGTCGATGCCGGTCCCTCGCTGGAACGGGCTGGCGAGGAGCAACCGTCCCCTCAGGCTGTACTGTTTCGCCCAACCGTGCAGCAGCCCGTTCAGGAAGGGCTCCGCGTAACTCACGACGCCATTGCGGTGGTAATCGATCCGATGGCCGGTGATGCGGCCGCCTCGAAGGCCCATGGCCATCTGGGGGGTTCCGTCCGCGTCCCACTCCGCCTTCCCGACACACTGCCCGTTCAGCCAGAACTCCGAGGCGGTCTTCCGTCCGGCATCGTCCGTCTGGAGCACCTTCTCCTGGGCCTGGGCCGGAATCCGCGGCTGGGGCTGGCCAGGACGTCCAGACCAGCGCGCTCGCGGACGCTTAGACTGGCGAGTGGGTTTTGGCTTCACAGTGGACATCCCCCTCATTCTCCCTCCGAGGGCCTGACAGGCTGCCTGCCCCCCTCTAACCTCCTGGAAACAAAGGAAGTTGTTAATGAAATGAACCGGTAGCATATTGCTACATCGTCAGAGCATGGGGTTACTTTTCCATCTCGGGAGGTTGGAGCATGGGACTACCGCTGCGTATCAGTGACGAAATCGTGCGCTGGGCCCGTGAGGAAGCAGAGACCAGTGACCGCTCCCTGACGAGCCAGATCGAGCATTGGGTGCGACTGGGGATGGCCGTGGAAGCAGTGCTTGGCCATGGCCAGGTTAGGGAGCTCAAGCGCCGTGGCAAGGCGCTGCTCTCGCTGCCGGATGCCCTTGCCTACGCGGAGTCCGCGGAAGGGCAATCCGAAATGAGGCTCCATCTC
Encoded proteins:
- a CDS encoding TA system antitoxin ParD family protein, with product MGLPLRISDEIVRWAREEAETSDRSLTSQIEHWVRLGMAVEAVLGHGQVRELKRRGKALLSLPDALAYAESAEGQSEMRLHLDTSGQPLYSADPERPGGIVRENPDGTRTRGKFVGRVFIPETPDAS
- a CDS encoding YceI family protein, which gives rise to MIHPSLGRASATQLPTQHATWTVDPAHSSILFTARHMVVARVHGRFERLTGTLRVNPEQPTQGEVEVSADAASIYTGSPERDAHLRSPDFLDADNSPKITFRSVRTEPTGGSGFRLHGTLTIRNITQPVIFEARHTATSKDPWGRQRLLYTARTSVNRSDYGIRWNKVLDNGGWLVGERIEIEMDIQALPVVS
- a CDS encoding toxin-antitoxin system YwqK family antitoxin — translated: MLQTDDAGRKTASEFWLNGQCVGKAEWDADGTPQMAMGLRGGRITGHRIDYHRNGVVSYAEPFLNGLLHGWAKQYSLRGRLLLASPFQRGTGIDYWCDNRGRLAEEHPLVGGKLSGCDRWWDENQQTVYRETGWLDGEAHGIHREWTEGRLRRGFPQFFIRGQRVSKREYLAASRGDSRLPAYTPQEDLPERTLPERFLQLRQRVRRKVRR